One genomic segment of Clavelina lepadiformis chromosome 3, kaClaLepa1.1, whole genome shotgun sequence includes these proteins:
- the LOC143449283 gene encoding uncharacterized protein LOC143449283 isoform X3, translating into MMQLISTKWTCIALFYGVLSIAAATETTTTSMFDSSGDEETDTTALLDEITATNSFAWSQSTNDATTKVLLTTSGILETTSVPVETMGTTTTTESLQLTTVMNPNTVTASTEIKTASTVAETKYFTMQEETTKTKVLATTDATFAAETSPKASTVTPQLTTLPHPAISNTASVQTEMGTLTNTSTHHTTVRSKESTSSEKKTTSSAADTTQSQSKAPPTTVTIPDATISYSISTQTKVETPGNTKLTTVESEYTEGQTTSFETETTETVTDPKTSPILTTKEESVATSHQTNAETTQSTTEPGTTTHAESTDITLSTMSDTTKSIYSTNTQSMMTTDMQTTMSAADITKGQTTILATTAKIPNTVASSEASANTSPKTTVQSSSVMRTTAEIDITSMASESTLITTADGTSTSSGVTESQSPSIPTSTESPVPTDSTVDATTDLEFPSITVNTISESTEASFSTIGESTSSEKKTTSSAADTTQSQSKAPPTTVTIPDATISYSISTQTEVETPGSTKLTTVESEYTEGQTTSFETETTETVTDPKTSPILTTKEESVATSHQTNAETTLSTTDPGTTTHAESTDITLSTMSDTTESIYSTNTQSMMTTDMQTTMSAADITKGQTTILATTAKIPNTVASSEASANTSPKTTVQSSSVMRTTAEIDISSMASESTLITTADGTSTSSGVTESQSPSIPTSAENPVPTASTVDATTPHQISTTPTTLPTTSGQVITTLPSDCDDETCWCDENKQCQCKPGYKKNGNECKYLGLEFGGTLYDVEQITKKLQRSSVNIAEVQSLLNNIYSEIVGCAEPAIVDKMYDDGTWDYILYCNQTVTEAYIQETFTDFVENKCGKPSTSCTVGNLTINAEESIASAGTSVNVVCAKNNGYCNESSTECVSSQGYTTCSCKKGLHISSQSERVCVVCGENSHCNFPFGTCDLYAPSGLQTCQCMFGFYGKTCNNPWLFVLVITLPVLLVAAIAVAFAYAQKRKKTNSIKLWIDDGVMFRDLSVSSYSSHHSNEHYSTENEKIEMDEINFEDKCSEF; encoded by the exons atgATGCAACTAATCTCGACAAAATGGACTTGTATCGCCTTGTTTTACGGCGTACTGAGCATAGCTGCAGCCACGGAGACTACAACAACGAGTATGTTTGACAGCTCGGGAGATGAAGAAACAGATACAACAGCTTTACTGGACGAAATAACGGCAACCAACTCCTTTGCTTGGTCGCAATCAACGAATGATGCAACTACAAAAGTTTTACTCACAACAAGCGGAATTTTAGAAACAACCTCTGTCCCTGTTGAAACAATGGGCACGACTACAACCACAGAGAGCCTACAGCTTACCACTGTGATGAACCCGAACACAGTGACGGCCAGCACAGAAATAAAAACGGCATCAACTGTTGcggaaacaaaatatttcactaTGCAGGAAGAAACCACTAAAACAAAGGTTTTAGCCACGACGGACGCAACATTTGCCGCGGAAACGTCTCCTAAAGCAAGCACGGTGACACCGCAATTGACGACATTACCGCACCCGGCTATATCCAACACAGCTTCCGTTCAAACAGAAATGGGAACTTTAACAAACACGTCAACTCATCATACAACTGTGAGAAGCAAAG AGAGCACCAGCTcggaaaagaaaacaacatcaTCTGCAGCAGATACAACACAAAGTCAGTCAAAAGCACCACCTACCACGGTCACAATACCAGACGCAACTATATCCTACAGCATTTCCACTCAAACAAAAGTTGAAACGCCAGgaaacacaaaacttacaactgtGGAAAGCGAGTATACGGAAGGACAAACAACATCTTTTGAAACAGAAACCACCGAAACTGTAACCGATCCAAAAACATCGCCAATTCTGACAACAAAGGAAGAATCCGTGGCCACCTCGCATCAAACAAACGCTGAAACAACACAATCAACAACAGAACCTGGGACAACTACACATGCTGAATCTACTGATATCACACTGAGTACCATGTCTGATACCACAAAAAGTATATATTCAACAAATACGCAAAGCATGATGACCACAGATATGCAAACTACAATGTCTGCAGCTGATATTACAAAGGGTCAGACAACAATTTTAGCAACTACCGCTAAAATACCTAATACGGTCGCATCATCAGAAGCAAGCGCTAATACATCGCCAAAAACGACAGTACAGTCAAGTTCAGTCATGCGAACTACGGCAGAAATAGATATAACATCCATGGCCTCAGAAAGCACACTTATTACCACTGCAGATGGTACAAGCACAAGTTCGGGAGTCACTGAAAGCCAATCTCCCAGCATCCCTACAAGTACCGAAAGCCCAGTGCCCACTGATTCTACAGTTGATGCTACTACAGATTTAGAATTTCCTTCTATAACTGTTAATACCATATCTGAAAGCACAGAAGCCTCATTTTCAACAATTGGAGAAAGCACCAGTTcggaaaagaaaacaacatcaTCTGCAGCAGATACAACACAAAGTCAATCAAAAGCACCACCTACTACGGTCACAATACCAGACGCAACTATATCCTACAGCATTTCCACTCAAACAGAAGTTGAAACGCCTGGAAgcacaaaacttacaactgtGGAAAGCGAGTATACGGAAGGACAAACAACATCTTTTGAAACAGAAACCACCGAAACTGTAACCGATCCAAAAACATCGCCAATTCTGACAACAAAGGAAGAATCCGTGGCCACCTCGCATCAAACAAACGCTGAAACAACACTATCAACAACAGATCCTGGGACAACTACACATGCTGAATCTACTGATATCACACTGAGTACCATGTCTGATACCACAGAAAGTATATATTCAACAAATACGCAAAGCATGATGACCACAGATATGCAAACTACAATGTCTGCAGCTGATATTACAAAGGGTCAGACAACAATTTTAGCAACTACCGCTAAAATACCTAATACGGTCGCATCATCAGAAGCAAGCGCTAATACCTCGCCAAAAACGACAGTACAGTCAAGTTCAGTCATGCGAACCACGGCAGAAATAGATATATCATCCATGGCCTCAGAAAGCACACTTATTACCACTGCAGATGGTACAAGCACAAGTTCGGGAGTCACTGAAAGCCAATCTCCCAGCATCCCTACAAGTGCCGAAAACCCAGTGCCCACTGCTTCAACAGTTGATGCTACTACACCACATCAAATAAGCACAACTCCAACAACCCTTCCAACCACATCTGGTCAAGTCATAACTACTTTACCTTCAGATTGCGACGATGAAACTTGTTGGTGTGACGAGAATAAGCAGTGCCAATGCAAGCCGGGATACAAGAAAAATGGAAATGAATGCAAATATTTAG GTTTGGAATTCGGTGGAACTTTGTATGACGTcgaacaaattacaaaaaaattacaacgGTCTTCCGTCAATATTGCTGAAGTGCAATCACTG CTCAATAATATCTACAGTGAGATTGTTGGATGCGCAGAACCGGCCATAGTTGACAAAATGTACGACGATGGCACATGGGACTACATCTTGTATTGCAACCAAACTGTTACGGAAGCCTACATACAAGAAACTTTTActgattttgttgaaaacaag TGTGGCAAACCTTCTACAAGTTGCACAGTTGGTAATTTAACCATCAATGCAGAAGAGTCCATTGCAAGTGCAGGAA CTTCTGTTAATGTAGTTTGTGCAAAAAACAATGGTTACTGCAATGAATCGAGCACTGAATGTGTATCTTCGCAAGGCTATACCACATGCTCATGCAAGAAGGGATTGCACATATCAAGTCAAAGCGAGCGTGTCTGTGTTG TGTGTGGAGAAAACAGCCATTGTAATTTCCCTTTTGGAACCTGCGACTTGTACGCCCCAAGCGGATTGCAAACATGTCAGTGCATGTTCGGGTTTTATGGAAAAACCTGCAACAATC cttGGCTGTTTGTCTTGGTCATTACTTTACCTGTGCTTTTAGTTGCAGCCATTGCGGTTGCTTTTGCATATGCAcaaaaacgaaagaaaaccaACTCAATAAAGCTATGGATT GACGACGGCGTTATGTTTCGTGATCTGTCAGTGTCGTCGTATTCATCGCATCAT AGTAATGAACATTATTCGACCGAAAATGAGAAGATTGAAATGGACGAAATAAACTTTGAAGATAAATGTTCAGAGTTCTGA